The Echinicola rosea genome has a segment encoding these proteins:
- a CDS encoding YkvA family protein, with translation MAYSNNEQGNLLGKAKRMYEKKAEGIAQSKEKLHQLLERVTEKLHQVADNPTVQESRYYLETLIRMVKAYYKNEYRAFSTKTLVLVVLGLLYFVMPLDFIPDFIAGLGFVDDLSVLLAVFKSMQSDVEDFLEWERTKA, from the coding sequence ATGGCATACAGCAACAATGAACAAGGAAATTTGCTTGGTAAGGCAAAAAGAATGTATGAAAAGAAGGCGGAGGGAATCGCCCAAAGCAAGGAAAAGCTACACCAGCTGCTTGAACGGGTTACCGAAAAACTCCACCAAGTCGCTGACAACCCTACTGTTCAGGAATCTCGCTATTACTTGGAAACGTTGATCCGGATGGTGAAGGCTTATTATAAGAATGAATATCGCGCATTCTCCACCAAGACCTTAGTCCTTGTGGTATTGGGCTTACTTTATTTTGTTATGCCATTGGATTTTATTCCGGATTTTATCGCCGGATTGGGTTTTGTAGATGACCTTTCGGTGCTGCTGGCCGTTTTCAAGAGCATGCAAAGTGATGTAGAGGATTTTTTGGAATGGGAGCGAACTAAGGCCTAA
- the dtd gene encoding D-aminoacyl-tRNA deacylase, giving the protein MIAVIQRVSESSVKIDGKIKGQIGKGMMVLLGIEDADGEEDIAWLSRKMVHLRIFSDEAGVMNKSLLEVGGDILLISQFTLHASTKKGNRPSYIKAAKPDVAIPLYEQFIATVEKDLGKSIQTGEFGADMKVALINDGPVTITIDTKNKV; this is encoded by the coding sequence ATGATAGCAGTTATTCAGCGAGTTTCTGAATCTTCGGTTAAAATTGACGGGAAGATAAAAGGGCAGATCGGTAAGGGAATGATGGTGCTCTTAGGAATCGAGGATGCCGATGGTGAGGAGGATATTGCTTGGCTGAGCAGGAAGATGGTCCATCTCCGGATTTTTAGTGATGAGGCGGGAGTTATGAACAAGAGCCTGTTAGAGGTAGGAGGAGATATTCTGCTGATTAGCCAATTTACCCTGCATGCCAGTACCAAAAAAGGCAACCGCCCTTCTTATATCAAAGCTGCGAAGCCGGATGTGGCCATCCCACTGTATGAGCAGTTTATTGCTACCGTCGAGAAGGATCTTGGAAAATCCATTCAGACAGGTGAGTTTGGGGCGGACATGAAAGTGGCCTTGATCAACGATGGTCCTGTGACCATTACGATTGATACAAAAAACAAAGTGTAG
- a CDS encoding NAD-dependent epimerase/dehydratase family protein: MKTIAIVSGASGLIGVQLLHQLFQAPQYDHVVTVSRRELAIKHHKLIQVVVDYDHLDQLSLLDAFRREDIGGDNHGLIQAFKDKKVTIHAFCALGTTIKKAKSKENFYKIDHDFVISFAKWTRQWGASKFLYVSSLGADQRSSVFYSKVKGEVEEDLKLIPFSYLGIFRPSILLGDRKETRVGESLGKLAAKAITSVGLFKKYKPIYDHQVAKAMLHQALNDELEMVKIIESKEMQIFE, encoded by the coding sequence ATGAAAACCATTGCCATCGTTTCGGGAGCATCTGGTCTGATAGGGGTGCAGCTTTTACACCAGCTGTTTCAAGCACCGCAATACGATCATGTGGTTACTGTTTCTCGACGGGAGTTGGCCATTAAACATCACAAGCTTATTCAAGTGGTGGTGGATTACGATCATTTAGACCAGTTAAGCTTGCTGGATGCCTTTCGTAGAGAAGATATCGGAGGTGATAACCACGGGCTTATCCAAGCTTTTAAAGATAAAAAAGTGACTATCCACGCTTTTTGTGCGTTGGGAACGACTATCAAAAAAGCCAAGTCCAAGGAGAACTTTTATAAGATTGACCATGATTTTGTGATCAGTTTTGCAAAATGGACACGCCAGTGGGGAGCTAGCAAATTTCTATATGTAAGTTCACTTGGGGCAGATCAGCGATCTTCGGTATTTTACTCCAAAGTAAAAGGTGAAGTGGAGGAAGATCTTAAATTGATTCCTTTCAGTTATTTGGGGATATTCAGGCCATCTATATTGCTTGGTGACCGAAAAGAAACCCGTGTCGGCGAAAGTCTGGGTAAATTGGCTGCCAAGGCCATTACCTCAGTTGGGCTGTTTAAGAAGTATAAGCCTATCTATGACCATCAAGTGGCCAAGGCGATGCTGCACCAAGCGCTCAATGATGAACTGGAAATGGTGAAAATCATTGAATCCAAGGAAATGCAGATTTTTGAATGA
- a CDS encoding thioredoxin family protein, with product MTVVTSKITKDLIEQSLDYAQYRALIDQLLKENKTTGTNHSEAMMDYTRMNVQRMKRWDKTSIVSEEASAIVKKLERKQVWLVLTEAWCGDAAQNISYIEKLAAFNDNVKVRYILRDENLAVMDEFLTNGGRSIPKLIALDEETLDVLFTWGPRPRPLQEMLVAYKEDPKGVSSEEFKKNIHLWYAKDKNSTLESEFKALLTQ from the coding sequence ATGACAGTCGTTACTTCTAAGATCACCAAAGACCTGATCGAACAATCCTTGGATTATGCCCAGTACCGTGCACTTATTGACCAGTTGCTGAAAGAAAACAAGACCACGGGAACCAACCATTCCGAAGCGATGATGGACTATACCCGGATGAATGTCCAACGGATGAAGCGTTGGGATAAAACCTCCATTGTAAGCGAAGAGGCGTCAGCAATAGTGAAAAAGTTGGAACGCAAGCAAGTATGGTTAGTGCTTACTGAAGCGTGGTGTGGAGATGCTGCGCAGAATATTTCGTATATTGAAAAATTAGCGGCTTTTAACGATAACGTGAAGGTGCGTTATATTTTGAGGGATGAAAACTTGGCCGTGATGGATGAGTTTCTGACCAATGGAGGGCGTTCTATTCCCAAATTGATTGCATTGGACGAAGAAACGTTGGATGTGTTGTTCACCTGGGGACCACGACCTCGTCCATTGCAAGAAATGTTAGTGGCTTACAAGGAAGACCCCAAGGGTGTTTCGTCAGAAGAGTTTAAAAAAAACATTCATCTTTGGTATGCCAAAGATAAAAACAGCACTTTGGAATCGGAGTTTAAAGCGCTATTGACCCAATAA
- a CDS encoding beta-ketoacyl synthase N-terminal-like domain-containing protein: MGYSHISITKAMGINPLGFHASEENDRYASSHHALDQNERGDWKGSIPDEIWRDINSYISNLGHKPERFPEEAKLLSYLIHHMRLQPKDKQLINAATSRGSIDFLSQMQTDHHSLPVWTSPHSTLGFPSSWPALLHEADAPLFFQSSTCSSFGLTLQNAFAWLNSGMADTFIAAAVECPTAPLTIDQMKAIRIYAQDKAMTYPCQSMDFQKANNSMVLGEGAYAFRLEKNNSRGVAYLKGVGSAMEKINHSTELSQTGDCIVSAANTVFGEFPMDKIDLIIGHFPGTKLGDLAEKTAYERIFGQVPFTLSNKWKIGHSLGASLAANMDLAIAILQSQTIPKLPSYIQQESTPPSVMNNILITALGFGGQAICAVVGR, translated from the coding sequence ATGGGTTATAGTCATATCAGCATCACCAAGGCCATGGGCATCAATCCACTGGGATTCCATGCTTCTGAAGAAAATGACCGATACGCTTCTTCCCATCACGCACTCGATCAAAATGAACGGGGCGATTGGAAAGGCAGCATTCCAGATGAAATCTGGCGGGATATCAATAGCTACATAAGCAACCTCGGCCACAAGCCTGAGCGCTTTCCGGAGGAGGCCAAGCTGCTTTCATATTTAATCCATCATATGCGCCTCCAACCCAAAGATAAGCAACTGATCAATGCCGCTACTTCGAGGGGGAGCATTGATTTTCTTAGCCAGATGCAAACAGACCACCACAGCCTGCCGGTTTGGACTTCACCCCATTCCACCTTGGGTTTTCCCAGCAGTTGGCCTGCCTTGTTGCATGAAGCAGACGCTCCATTGTTCTTTCAGTCCTCCACCTGCAGCAGCTTCGGGCTCACCCTCCAAAATGCCTTTGCTTGGCTAAATAGCGGAATGGCTGACACCTTTATCGCAGCGGCGGTAGAGTGTCCTACGGCACCTTTGACCATTGACCAGATGAAAGCAATCCGTATTTACGCCCAAGATAAAGCCATGACCTACCCATGCCAGTCCATGGATTTCCAAAAAGCAAACAATTCCATGGTGCTTGGGGAAGGGGCATATGCTTTCCGATTGGAGAAAAACAATTCCCGAGGTGTGGCCTACCTCAAAGGAGTAGGATCTGCAATGGAAAAAATCAACCATAGCACAGAGCTTTCCCAAACGGGCGATTGTATCGTTTCGGCCGCCAATACCGTCTTTGGGGAATTTCCGATGGATAAAATCGACCTGATCATCGGACATTTCCCGGGGACAAAGCTGGGTGATTTGGCGGAAAAAACGGCTTATGAACGGATATTCGGCCAAGTTCCCTTTACCCTGTCAAATAAGTGGAAGATTGGCCATTCCCTGGGAGCTAGCCTAGCAGCCAATATGGACCTGGCCATTGCCATCCTTCAAAGCCAAACCATACCAAAGCTTCCTTCCTATATTCAACAGGAGTCCACTCCTCCGTCTGTCATGAACAATATCTTGATTACAGCACTGGGTTTTGGTGGGCAAGCCATCTGTGCAGTGGTGGGAAGATGA
- a CDS encoding nucleotide pyrophosphohydrolase, with translation MTIEEAQKQVDHWIKTVGVRYFNELTNMAILTEEVGEVARIIARKYGEQSYKESDKDNDLGDEMADVLWVLMCLANQTGVDLTKALEKNFEKKNIRDKDRHKNNEKLKG, from the coding sequence ATGACAATAGAAGAGGCACAAAAACAAGTAGATCATTGGATTAAGACAGTTGGTGTCCGTTATTTTAACGAGCTCACAAATATGGCCATTTTAACAGAGGAAGTGGGAGAGGTAGCGAGGATTATCGCCAGAAAATATGGAGAGCAGTCGTATAAAGAAAGTGATAAAGATAACGATTTGGGCGATGAAATGGCCGATGTGCTCTGGGTGCTAATGTGCCTTGCCAACCAAACGGGCGTGGACCTTACCAAGGCATTGGAAAAGAATTTCGAAAAGAAAAACATCCGTGACAAAGATCGGCACAAGAACAATGAAAAGCTGAAGGGATAA
- a CDS encoding aminotransferase class I/II-fold pyridoxal phosphate-dependent enzyme, whose amino-acid sequence MEKHHQFIRAKLDQAAAQNRLRTLKTVPRENTDFFSNDYLGYATKGFLAQLTSQLASHWTGATGSRLISGNHPEMEKLERDFASFMDSPAALLYNSGYMANTGLLSSLGEKDSLFIFDEHVHASIKEGMRLGFGQKTAFKHNDLKDLEKKLTFLAQKKDKRLMVLTEGLFSMHGDIPDIGQMLGICQKYGAALIIDEAHSLGTVGKENKGTSHRFAHHPNLLARVITFGKAAGGHGAMVLGSDHLRSYLVNYSRSFIYTTAPSLGQLHSIGAALELFASKINFDALEKAIDRYLDIAPVSSPSFSNNQSPIQYWQCDNIPLLKAKVNLLQKSGINCYPILSPTVKTGEERIRIVLHAFNTKEEISNLINILNA is encoded by the coding sequence ATGGAAAAGCACCACCAATTTATCCGGGCCAAATTGGACCAAGCCGCCGCTCAAAATCGGCTAAGGACATTAAAAACTGTGCCTAGGGAAAATACCGATTTCTTTTCCAATGACTACCTGGGCTACGCTACAAAAGGATTTTTGGCGCAGCTCACTTCCCAACTCGCTTCGCACTGGACGGGAGCCACAGGCTCTAGGCTGATCAGCGGAAATCATCCAGAAATGGAAAAACTAGAAAGAGACTTTGCCAGTTTCATGGACAGTCCTGCTGCTTTGCTGTACAATTCAGGCTATATGGCAAATACTGGACTGCTCTCTTCGTTGGGAGAAAAGGATAGCCTATTTATTTTCGACGAACACGTTCACGCCAGTATCAAGGAAGGCATGCGGCTTGGCTTTGGCCAGAAGACGGCCTTTAAGCACAATGACCTCAAGGATCTGGAAAAGAAATTGACATTTCTTGCCCAAAAAAAAGACAAAAGGCTAATGGTGCTGACGGAAGGGCTTTTCTCCATGCATGGCGATATTCCCGACATTGGTCAAATGCTAGGGATTTGTCAAAAATACGGGGCAGCGCTGATCATCGATGAAGCACATTCCCTTGGTACAGTAGGTAAAGAGAACAAAGGGACTTCCCATCGTTTTGCCCATCATCCTAATTTACTGGCCAGGGTGATCACCTTCGGAAAAGCTGCCGGTGGACATGGTGCAATGGTATTGGGAAGTGATCATCTTAGGTCCTATCTTGTTAATTACAGCAGATCATTCATCTATACCACCGCCCCGTCTTTGGGCCAGTTGCACAGTATCGGTGCAGCATTGGAGCTCTTTGCTTCCAAAATCAATTTTGATGCACTGGAGAAGGCTATCGACAGGTATCTGGATATTGCTCCTGTCAGTTCACCTAGCTTTTCCAATAACCAAAGTCCCATACAATATTGGCAATGCGACAACATACCTCTCCTCAAAGCAAAGGTAAATCTCCTGCAAAAATCAGGCATCAATTGCTACCCCATTCTTTCTCCAACCGTAAAAACAGGAGAAGAAAGGATACGGATCGTTTTGCATGCCTTCAATACAAAAGAAGAAATTTCCAACTTGATCAATATACTCAATGCGTAA
- a CDS encoding HesB/IscA family protein, protein MIIVSDQAKERIQELRQEEGRKDNENIRVSVKGGGCSGLMYDLGFDESITDSDQVFEHQGVKIVVDKKSLLYLAGTTLEFSDGLNGKGFQFVNPNASRTCGCGESFSI, encoded by the coding sequence ATGATCATCGTTTCAGACCAAGCAAAAGAGCGGATTCAAGAATTGAGACAGGAAGAAGGCCGAAAGGACAATGAGAACATCCGTGTCTCTGTCAAAGGTGGTGGCTGTTCAGGATTGATGTACGACCTGGGCTTTGATGAAAGCATTACAGACAGCGATCAGGTATTTGAGCACCAAGGCGTCAAAATCGTTGTGGACAAAAAAAGCCTACTCTATCTGGCAGGCACTACATTGGAGTTTTCTGACGGCCTCAATGGCAAAGGCTTCCAGTTTGTCAACCCCAATGCGTCCAGAACCTGTGGCTGTGGAGAAAGCTTTTCGATTTAA
- a CDS encoding HesB/IscA family protein: MLIPITITEKAQEEIKNIMEHKNIPADYSLRVGVKGGGCGGMSYALGFDKLKEGDQQFESGGIPVLIEKRHVMFLMGMQVDFYEGNDARGFTFENPDIPKRHDITE, translated from the coding sequence ATGCTAATTCCAATTACCATTACAGAAAAAGCTCAGGAAGAGATAAAAAATATCATGGAGCACAAAAACATTCCTGCCGACTATTCCCTACGGGTAGGCGTAAAAGGCGGCGGATGTGGTGGAATGTCATATGCACTGGGCTTTGACAAGCTTAAAGAAGGTGATCAGCAGTTTGAATCGGGAGGAATTCCTGTATTGATCGAAAAGCGCCATGTCATGTTCTTGATGGGCATGCAGGTGGATTTTTATGAAGGGAATGATGCCAGGGGCTTTACGTTTGAGAACCCTGACATCCCTAAAAGACATGATATAACAGAATAA
- a CDS encoding ATP-binding cassette domain-containing protein — protein MTQDIFLSIDDAKVKYLDRTIFQQLDFSMSTGEHWAILSASGSEKTAFLDTILGKTILSAGRVTRDFAVDYQLEMTAAGKINSFRDLIAVVSQKYTFTNKSNLQNFYYQQRFNSSESEEAATVREELLGVEAKQSGPWNVDNVMELLELEELKEKSLIKLSNGESRRLAIACALLRNPLLFLMDQPMTGLDVAMRAHFGKVLKAITASGIQVIMTTSPDEIPEAITHVAILDGGKVTDVAKREDFQQVDLVNHAALSQFDHMKLDELIQQKPVVKFETLIQMNHVHIQYNGKVILDDVSWQVKQGDCWVLRGHNGAGKSTLLSLINGENPQAYANDLVLFDRKRGTGETIWDIKRPIGFVSPELARYFPANQTCLKVVLSGLFDTIGLFKKVTAEQEKQAMDWLRLFRIEHVAQMRLTQIPLENQRFCLLARAMIKSPALLVLDEAAQGMDDEQRLLFRETVAHIGSHPDVSMIYVSHYDQDIPKVVDHELVLDEGKVVKNV, from the coding sequence ATGACACAGGATATATTTCTTTCCATAGATGATGCCAAGGTGAAATACTTGGATCGAACCATATTTCAGCAGTTGGACTTCTCCATGAGCACAGGAGAACACTGGGCCATTTTAAGTGCCTCTGGATCGGAAAAGACAGCTTTTCTTGATACGATTCTGGGAAAAACCATCTTGTCGGCAGGAAGAGTAACGAGGGATTTTGCGGTGGATTATCAGCTAGAGATGACTGCTGCTGGAAAAATCAACAGCTTTCGGGATCTGATCGCTGTAGTTTCCCAAAAATACACCTTTACCAACAAATCCAACCTCCAGAATTTCTACTATCAGCAGCGGTTCAATTCTTCTGAATCGGAAGAAGCGGCCACGGTGAGGGAAGAGCTTTTAGGGGTGGAAGCAAAGCAAAGTGGTCCCTGGAATGTAGATAATGTGATGGAGCTGCTTGAGCTTGAGGAGCTCAAGGAAAAGTCATTGATAAAACTATCCAATGGTGAATCCAGAAGGTTGGCGATTGCCTGTGCCCTCCTTCGCAACCCTCTGTTGTTTCTGATGGACCAGCCGATGACAGGATTGGATGTGGCTATGCGGGCTCACTTTGGGAAGGTGCTGAAAGCAATTACCGCATCTGGTATTCAGGTGATCATGACCACCTCTCCAGATGAAATTCCAGAAGCCATTACCCATGTGGCCATTTTGGACGGAGGGAAGGTCACTGACGTAGCCAAACGAGAGGATTTTCAACAAGTGGACTTGGTCAATCATGCTGCTTTGAGCCAGTTTGACCATATGAAACTGGATGAGCTGATTCAACAAAAGCCGGTGGTGAAGTTTGAAACCCTCATCCAGATGAACCATGTCCACATCCAGTACAATGGAAAAGTGATCCTTGACGATGTCAGTTGGCAGGTAAAGCAGGGCGATTGCTGGGTACTTCGAGGCCATAATGGCGCGGGAAAATCTACTTTGCTTAGCCTGATCAATGGTGAAAACCCGCAGGCCTATGCAAATGACTTGGTGCTTTTTGATCGCAAGAGGGGAACCGGAGAGACCATTTGGGACATCAAGCGCCCCATCGGTTTTGTGTCTCCCGAATTGGCCAGGTACTTTCCGGCCAATCAAACCTGTCTAAAAGTAGTGCTATCAGGACTTTTTGATACAATAGGCCTGTTTAAGAAAGTGACCGCAGAGCAGGAAAAGCAGGCAATGGATTGGCTGCGGTTATTTAGGATCGAACATGTTGCCCAGATGAGGTTGACCCAGATACCACTCGAAAACCAACGCTTCTGCTTGCTTGCCAGGGCCATGATCAAGTCACCGGCGTTGTTGGTATTGGATGAAGCAGCTCAGGGTATGGATGATGAGCAGCGACTGCTTTTTAGGGAAACGGTCGCCCATATTGGCAGCCATCCAGATGTGTCGATGATCTACGTCAGTCATTATGATCAGGATATTCCCAAAGTAGTAGATCATGAACTGGTATTGGATGAGGGAAAAGTAGTTAAGAATGTTTAA
- the bioD gene encoding dethiobiotin synthase, whose amino-acid sequence MKDKVFVTGIGTGIGKTVCAAALCKTFGHAYWKPVQCGDLEQSDALFVKQHSPETDILPEAYRLKTPQSPHLAAKIESTTIQLTKQLIPDHPRCCIEGAGGLMVPLNDEETFLDFLIASRLHPVVVIRHYLGSINHSLLTLQTLKEAGIEDFTIIWNGAENASSESAILRRFTPVAQFRMPEWDHQQSGLPLLNPLD is encoded by the coding sequence ATGAAGGACAAGGTTTTTGTTACTGGTATTGGCACGGGCATCGGCAAGACCGTCTGCGCAGCAGCACTCTGCAAGACCTTTGGACATGCATACTGGAAACCTGTTCAGTGTGGGGACTTGGAACAGTCGGATGCTTTGTTCGTAAAACAACACAGCCCAGAAACCGACATACTCCCAGAAGCCTACCGGCTAAAAACACCACAATCGCCACACTTAGCAGCCAAAATAGAAAGTACCACCATCCAGTTGACCAAACAGCTGATCCCAGACCATCCTAGATGTTGCATCGAGGGAGCTGGCGGACTGATGGTTCCACTGAATGACGAAGAGACTTTTTTGGATTTCCTGATTGCTAGCCGTCTTCACCCAGTAGTCGTCATACGGCATTATTTAGGCAGCATAAACCATAGCCTTCTCACCTTGCAGACACTAAAAGAGGCAGGTATTGAAGATTTCACCATCATTTGGAACGGGGCAGAAAATGCCTCATCCGAAAGTGCTATTCTCCGTCGTTTTACTCCCGTTGCACAATTCCGCATGCCTGAATGGGACCACCAACAAAGCGGACTCCCCTTATTAAATCCTTTGGACTAA
- the gcvT gene encoding glycine cleavage system aminomethyltransferase GcvT, whose protein sequence is MDNTIKKIALNDKHIELGGKMVPFAGYNMPVRYSSDKEEHNTVRNGVGVFDVSHMGEFMVTGPQALALIQKVTSNDAAKLVIGQAQYSCLPNEKGGIVDDLLVYKMDEEKYLLVVNASNIEKDWDWINKHNEMGAELENISDEMSLFAVQGPKAVETLQKVTPVNLDEVKFYHFTVGEFAGKKDVIISGTGYTGAGGFEIYVKNEDALDVWNAIFEAGADAGIKPIGLGARDTLRMEMGYCLYGNDINDTTSPLEAGLGWITKFTKDFINSENLQKQKEEGISKKLVGFKFKDKGIPRAHYPIVNKAGRQIGEVTSGTMSPSMNIGIGLGYVEKEYAKPGTEIAITVRNKNLAAVVEKLPLLKK, encoded by the coding sequence ATGGATAATACGATTAAAAAAATCGCGCTAAACGACAAGCACATTGAATTGGGCGGAAAGATGGTGCCTTTTGCAGGTTATAATATGCCGGTACGCTACTCTTCCGACAAAGAAGAACACAACACCGTGCGTAATGGCGTAGGTGTCTTTGATGTTTCCCACATGGGCGAGTTTATGGTCACTGGACCACAGGCCTTGGCCCTGATCCAAAAAGTCACCTCCAATGATGCTGCCAAACTGGTCATTGGCCAAGCGCAATACTCCTGTCTTCCAAACGAAAAAGGAGGAATCGTTGATGACCTGCTCGTGTACAAAATGGATGAAGAAAAGTACCTGCTCGTGGTCAATGCTTCCAATATCGAAAAAGACTGGGACTGGATCAATAAACACAATGAAATGGGAGCTGAGCTGGAAAACATCTCAGACGAAATGTCCCTATTTGCCGTCCAAGGCCCAAAGGCGGTGGAAACACTCCAAAAAGTAACCCCTGTAAACCTCGATGAGGTAAAATTTTATCACTTTACCGTGGGTGAATTTGCGGGCAAGAAAGATGTCATCATCTCGGGCACAGGCTATACCGGTGCCGGCGGATTTGAAATATATGTCAAAAACGAAGATGCACTGGACGTATGGAATGCCATCTTCGAAGCGGGAGCCGACGCTGGCATTAAGCCGATTGGTTTAGGTGCCCGCGACACCTTGAGGATGGAGATGGGGTATTGCCTGTACGGTAACGACATAAATGATACCACCTCTCCTCTCGAAGCCGGACTAGGCTGGATCACTAAATTCACGAAGGATTTCATCAATAGTGAAAACCTGCAAAAGCAAAAGGAAGAAGGTATCAGCAAAAAGCTGGTGGGCTTCAAGTTTAAAGATAAAGGTATCCCAAGAGCCCACTATCCAATTGTCAACAAAGCAGGAAGGCAAATTGGAGAAGTTACCTCCGGCACCATGTCTCCCAGCATGAATATTGGCATTGGACTGGGCTATGTAGAAAAGGAATATGCCAAACCGGGTACCGAAATTGCCATTACTGTTAGAAACAAAAACTTGGCAGCCGTGGTGGAAAAGCTCCCGCTGCTAAAAAAATAA
- a CDS encoding 2-phosphosulfolactate phosphatase, which translates to MNKIEICLSPELIHLHDLKGKIVVVVDIFRATSTMVTGLANKVKSITPVAGLEACRAMKDKGYIIAGERNGKTAEGFELGNSPLSYLNNAFQGEKIAVTTTNGTLTIEKSKKDAAEVLIGAFLNLKATAEYLTQQGKDVVIHCAGWKGMFNLEDSLYAGALVSVLTDHFRYDCDGAIAMKSLYEQHQDGLKDFLSQASHAKRLQNHNIEADIDFCLSLDKFNFIVKLQGEELVKEDL; encoded by the coding sequence ATGAACAAAATCGAAATCTGCCTGAGCCCAGAGTTGATCCACCTCCATGATCTAAAAGGAAAAATCGTGGTAGTAGTGGATATTTTTCGCGCCACCTCCACCATGGTCACTGGATTGGCGAACAAGGTAAAATCCATCACACCCGTTGCTGGGCTGGAAGCCTGCCGGGCCATGAAAGACAAAGGCTACATCATCGCTGGCGAGCGAAATGGCAAAACGGCAGAAGGTTTCGAATTGGGAAACTCCCCCCTCAGTTACCTTAACAATGCCTTCCAAGGTGAAAAAATCGCCGTCACCACCACCAACGGTACGCTCACCATCGAAAAATCCAAAAAAGATGCTGCGGAAGTGTTGATTGGTGCTTTTTTAAACCTTAAGGCTACCGCTGAATACCTGACCCAGCAAGGGAAGGATGTCGTCATCCACTGTGCCGGCTGGAAAGGTATGTTTAACCTCGAAGATTCCTTGTATGCTGGTGCGTTGGTAAGCGTGCTGACTGACCATTTTCGCTATGATTGTGATGGAGCCATTGCCATGAAATCCCTTTATGAGCAGCATCAAGATGGCCTCAAAGACTTTCTCAGCCAAGCTTCCCACGCCAAAAGACTCCAAAACCATAACATTGAAGCTGACATTGACTTTTGCCTTTCCTTGGACAAATTTAACTTTATCGTCAAGCTCCAGGGAGAGGAACTGGTAAAGGAAGACTTGTAG
- a CDS encoding DUF7935 family protein — protein MEYIVELLKIILPSGLVIYGMYLVVVSFLSKDRESKLVELKTKNTQVIMPIRLQAGERLCLLLERLTPNNLVRRVNDQSYSARELHGLLLKEIREEYNHNLSQQVYFSDDTWESVKSAVEGVITLVNSSMQDVNPDDKGMDLAKRIFQRALDQKNDGISFALKKVKSEIRIYF, from the coding sequence ATGGAGTACATAGTTGAACTGTTAAAGATTATTTTGCCTTCAGGGCTTGTAATTTATGGGATGTACCTGGTCGTGGTCTCCTTTCTTTCCAAAGACCGGGAGTCCAAGTTAGTCGAGCTGAAAACCAAAAACACCCAAGTCATCATGCCGATCAGGTTGCAGGCTGGAGAGCGGCTTTGTCTTTTGCTGGAGCGACTTACGCCCAATAATTTGGTAAGAAGAGTGAATGACCAGTCTTATTCGGCAAGGGAACTTCATGGACTGTTGTTGAAAGAGATAAGGGAAGAGTATAATCATAACCTTTCTCAGCAGGTCTATTTCTCAGACGATACCTGGGAGAGTGTGAAAAGTGCTGTGGAAGGTGTGATTACCTTGGTGAATTCTTCCATGCAGGATGTGAATCCTGATGATAAAGGGATGGATTTGGCCAAACGGATTTTCCAACGCGCTCTGGATCAAAAGAATGACGGCATATCTTTTGCATTAAAGAAAGTGAAATCTGAAATTAGAATATACTTTTAA